A stretch of Burkholderia sp. HI2500 DNA encodes these proteins:
- a CDS encoding DUF1289 domain-containing protein yields MASTLHDLPDSPCVGVCSTLFDDVCKGCGRTADEVSHWVFMNDDEKRAIWERIRHECTAMRFHRDGR; encoded by the coding sequence ATGGCTTCCACACTTCACGACTTACCCGACAGCCCCTGTGTCGGCGTGTGCTCGACATTGTTCGACGATGTCTGCAAGGGATGCGGCCGAACGGCCGACGAGGTCTCGCACTGGGTGTTCATGAACGATGACGAGAAACGCGCGATATGGGAACGTATCCGTCACGAGTGCACGGCGATGCGATTCCATCGCGACGGACGGTGA
- a CDS encoding RES family NAD+ phosphorylase, with protein MTTLWRISNFADLKGIGGLRAGGRWHFAGQPVVYLAEHPALALLETLVHFEIATVAQLPSGYQLLRIEVADSVDIAEIAEGDAPEDWRTNVDWTRSAGTEWLHTQPSALLRVPSVVVPHAHNFLLNPLHPAASEVRIAEVMHSPYDTRILRLIQSPSGE; from the coding sequence TTGACGACACTGTGGCGGATCAGCAATTTCGCCGACCTGAAAGGGATCGGCGGGTTGCGCGCCGGCGGGCGCTGGCATTTTGCCGGGCAGCCCGTCGTGTATCTCGCCGAGCATCCGGCGCTCGCCCTGCTCGAGACGCTCGTTCATTTCGAAATCGCCACGGTCGCGCAATTGCCGAGCGGATACCAGTTGCTTCGCATCGAGGTGGCCGATTCGGTCGATATCGCCGAAATCGCGGAGGGCGACGCGCCGGAGGACTGGCGAACCAACGTCGACTGGACCCGCAGCGCCGGCACCGAGTGGCTGCATACGCAGCCGAGCGCGCTGCTGCGCGTGCCGAGCGTCGTCGTGCCGCACGCGCACAACTTCCTGCTGAATCCGCTGCATCCGGCCGCTTCCGAGGTCCGTATCGCCGAAGTCATGCATTCGCCGTACGACACACGGATTCTGCGGCTGATCCAGTCGCCGTCGGGCGAATAG
- a CDS encoding GlxA family transcriptional regulator, translating into MPKVVGIFAVPGVQLLDVSAPLDVFAQANAECGKPFYTLRIIASESGPIRSSSGAQLLPDWIVPDIPERIDTLLVAGAPSAGRIALRTDVLAWLRAAAVQSKRYGSICTGAFILAATGLLKGRHLTTHWAAADALAEAYPSLAVDADALYVRDGKLRTGAGVTAGLDLALALVEEDLGREIARRVAAQLVMFFKRPGGQLQFSRKGEARPAGRSVLQEVQRWIAANPELEHSVAEMAKRAGMSPRHFARLFRAEVGMTPAAWVEATRISAARHLLENGHDTPKQVAAKCGFANVDTLRRSFTRHVGITPAEYRKRQAVLVE; encoded by the coding sequence ATGCCGAAGGTCGTAGGAATTTTCGCCGTTCCGGGCGTTCAACTGCTCGATGTCTCCGCACCGCTCGACGTCTTCGCGCAAGCGAACGCCGAATGCGGGAAGCCGTTCTATACATTGCGGATCATTGCAAGCGAGTCCGGTCCGATCCGCAGTTCGTCAGGTGCGCAGTTACTGCCCGACTGGATCGTTCCCGACATTCCTGAGCGCATCGACACGCTGCTGGTCGCCGGCGCGCCGAGCGCCGGCCGGATCGCACTGCGCACCGACGTCCTCGCGTGGCTGCGAGCGGCGGCCGTGCAGAGCAAGCGCTACGGCTCGATCTGCACCGGCGCGTTCATCCTCGCGGCCACCGGCCTGCTGAAAGGTCGTCACCTGACCACGCACTGGGCTGCGGCCGATGCGCTTGCCGAAGCGTATCCATCGCTCGCCGTCGACGCGGACGCACTGTACGTGCGCGACGGCAAGCTGCGCACCGGCGCCGGCGTCACGGCCGGGCTCGATCTCGCGCTCGCGCTGGTCGAGGAAGATCTCGGCCGCGAGATCGCGCGGCGCGTCGCCGCACAACTGGTCATGTTCTTCAAGCGCCCGGGCGGGCAACTCCAGTTCAGCCGCAAGGGCGAGGCGCGCCCTGCCGGACGTTCGGTACTGCAGGAGGTCCAGCGCTGGATCGCCGCGAATCCGGAACTCGAGCATTCGGTGGCGGAAATGGCCAAGCGTGCGGGCATGAGCCCGCGCCACTTCGCACGCCTGTTCCGCGCGGAAGTCGGCATGACGCCGGCTGCATGGGTCGAGGCGACCCGCATTTCGGCCGCCCGCCACTTGCTCGAGAACGGTCACGACACGCCGAAACAGGTCGCCGCGAAATGCGGCTTCGCGAATGTCGATACGCTCAGGCGGTCGTTCACCCGGCACGTCGGAATCACACCTGCCGAATACCGGAAACGGCAGGCGGTCCTGGTCGAGTGA
- a CDS encoding efflux transporter outer membrane subunit gives MQKHALTTTVAALAAALFATGCTMAPHYKRPDAPVAQAYPAGGVYATQPGAAGARSANGQAATAIGWREFFVDPRLQRLIEIALKNNRDLRVSVLNIEAARAQYQITRAGLFPTLDATGTGNRQRLPNALSVAPGRNITTTYNVGLSASWELDLFGRVQSLKDQALAQYLSTAYARQASEISLVSQVADQYLTLLSTDDLLKVTENTLKTAQDSYNLTKLQFDNGTGSELELRQAQTVVEQALSNQQAQARARAQALNALVLLIGEPLPDDLPAGMPLDAQNLLTDVPAGLPSDLLTRRPDVMQAEQSLLAANANIGAARAAFFPKISLTGAFGTASPTLGGLFKAGTAAWSFAPSIALPIFEGGANIANLDLAHVQKRIEIANYEKAIQSAFRDVADGLAARGTYDQQIAALERNEHAQQRRFDLSDLRYKNGVDSYLSVLTAQTDLYSAQQSLINARLARWTNLVNLYRSLGGGWIERAGETPRAPDAPVDYDKAAAPAPASATATNG, from the coding sequence ATGCAAAAACACGCTTTGACTACGACCGTGGCCGCCCTGGCTGCCGCGTTGTTCGCCACGGGCTGCACGATGGCGCCGCATTACAAGCGGCCTGATGCACCCGTCGCGCAGGCGTACCCGGCCGGTGGCGTCTACGCGACGCAGCCGGGTGCGGCCGGCGCGCGCAGCGCGAACGGGCAAGCTGCAACCGCCATCGGCTGGCGCGAGTTCTTCGTCGATCCGCGCCTGCAGCGGCTGATCGAGATCGCGCTGAAGAACAACCGTGACCTGCGCGTGTCGGTGCTGAACATCGAGGCGGCGCGCGCGCAGTACCAGATCACGCGCGCGGGGTTGTTCCCGACGCTCGATGCGACGGGTACCGGTAATCGTCAGCGCCTGCCGAATGCGCTGTCGGTGGCGCCGGGCCGCAACATCACGACGACCTACAACGTCGGCCTGTCGGCGTCGTGGGAACTCGACCTGTTCGGCCGCGTGCAGAGCCTGAAGGACCAGGCGCTCGCGCAGTACCTGTCGACCGCGTATGCGCGGCAGGCGTCGGAGATCTCGCTGGTGTCGCAGGTGGCTGACCAGTACCTGACGCTGCTGTCGACCGACGATCTGCTGAAGGTCACGGAGAACACGCTGAAGACGGCGCAGGACTCGTACAACCTGACGAAGCTGCAGTTCGACAACGGCACGGGCTCCGAGCTCGAGCTGCGTCAGGCGCAGACAGTGGTCGAGCAGGCGCTGTCGAACCAGCAGGCGCAAGCACGGGCACGTGCACAGGCGTTGAACGCGCTGGTGCTGCTGATCGGCGAGCCGCTGCCGGACGATCTGCCGGCGGGCATGCCGCTCGACGCGCAGAACCTGCTGACGGACGTGCCGGCCGGCCTGCCGTCCGACCTGCTGACGCGTCGTCCCGACGTGATGCAGGCCGAGCAGTCGCTGCTGGCGGCGAACGCGAACATCGGCGCGGCACGCGCGGCGTTCTTCCCGAAGATCTCGCTGACGGGCGCGTTCGGCACCGCGAGCCCGACGCTCGGCGGCCTGTTCAAGGCCGGCACGGCGGCGTGGTCGTTCGCGCCGAGCATCGCGTTGCCGATCTTCGAAGGCGGCGCGAACATCGCGAACCTCGATCTTGCGCACGTGCAAAAGCGCATCGAGATCGCGAACTACGAGAAGGCGATCCAGTCGGCGTTCCGCGACGTGGCGGACGGGTTGGCCGCACGCGGCACGTACGACCAGCAGATCGCGGCGCTCGAGCGCAACGAGCACGCGCAGCAGCGACGTTTCGACCTGTCGGACCTGCGTTACAAGAACGGTGTCGACAGCTACCTGTCGGTGCTGACTGCGCAAACGGACCTGTACAGCGCGCAGCAGTCGCTGATCAATGCGCGTCTGGCACGCTGGACCAACCTGGTCAACCTGTACCGTTCGCTGGGCGGAGGGTGGATCGAGCGGGCCGGCGAAACGCCGCGCGCGCCGGATGCACCGGTCGACTACGACAAGGCGGCCGCTCCGGCGCCTGCGTCGGCAACGGCGACGAACGGGTAA
- a CDS encoding efflux RND transporter periplasmic adaptor subunit gives MRVERVPYRLITAATAAVFLAACGKKESAPPPQTPEVGVVTVQPQAVPAVTELPGRTSAFLVAQVRARVDGIVLRREFTEGTDVKAGQRLYKIDPAPYVAALNSAKATLARAQANLVTQNALVARYKVLVAANAVSKQDYDNAVATQGQAAADVAAGKAAVDTAQINLGYTDVVSPVSGRVGISQVTPGAYVQASQATLMSTVQQLDPVYVDLTQSSLDGLKLRQDVQSGKLKTSGPGAAKVSLILEDGKTYSEAGKLQFSDVTVDQTTGSVTIRAIFPNPGRVLLPGMFVRARIEEGVNENAFLVPQIGVTHDQKGQAIALVVNAANKVETRPLTTAGTYGPNWIVEGGLQAGDHVIVQGVDKVRPGATVKTVAAQLAPAPDAASGTPASAANVSGAAPASTVAHAAAGSTAASSAQ, from the coding sequence ATGCGCGTCGAACGGGTTCCATACCGCTTAATCACTGCTGCAACAGCTGCCGTTTTCCTGGCCGCGTGCGGAAAAAAAGAATCGGCACCGCCGCCGCAAACGCCGGAAGTCGGCGTCGTCACCGTCCAACCGCAGGCCGTGCCGGCGGTAACCGAACTGCCGGGCCGCACCAGCGCATTCCTCGTCGCGCAGGTCCGCGCGCGGGTCGACGGCATCGTGCTGCGTCGTGAATTCACCGAAGGCACCGACGTCAAGGCCGGCCAGCGTCTGTACAAGATCGACCCGGCGCCGTACGTCGCCGCGCTGAACAGCGCGAAGGCGACGCTCGCGCGGGCACAGGCGAACCTCGTCACGCAGAACGCGCTGGTCGCACGCTACAAGGTGCTGGTGGCCGCGAACGCGGTCAGCAAGCAGGACTACGACAACGCGGTGGCCACGCAGGGACAGGCCGCGGCGGACGTCGCGGCCGGCAAGGCGGCGGTCGATACCGCGCAGATCAACCTTGGCTATACCGATGTCGTCTCGCCGGTTTCAGGCCGAGTCGGTATCTCGCAGGTGACGCCGGGCGCGTATGTGCAGGCGAGCCAGGCGACGCTGATGTCGACGGTGCAGCAGCTCGATCCGGTGTACGTCGACCTCACGCAGTCGAGCCTCGACGGGCTGAAGCTGCGCCAGGACGTGCAGAGCGGCAAGCTGAAAACGAGCGGCCCGGGCGCGGCGAAGGTGTCGCTGATCCTGGAAGACGGCAAGACCTATTCGGAAGCCGGCAAGCTGCAGTTCTCGGACGTGACGGTCGACCAGACCACCGGCTCGGTGACGATTCGCGCGATCTTCCCGAATCCGGGCCGCGTGCTGCTGCCGGGCATGTTCGTGCGCGCGCGGATCGAGGAAGGCGTGAACGAGAACGCGTTCCTGGTGCCGCAGATCGGCGTCACGCATGACCAGAAGGGCCAGGCGATCGCACTGGTCGTGAACGCGGCCAACAAGGTCGAGACACGTCCGTTGACGACGGCCGGCACGTACGGCCCGAACTGGATCGTCGAAGGCGGTCTGCAAGCGGGCGATCACGTGATCGTGCAGGGCGTCGACAAGGTGCGCCCGGGTGCGACCGTGAAGACCGTCGCGGCCCAGCTCGCACCGGCGCCGGACGCTGCGTCCGGCACACCGGCAAGCGCCGCGAATGTGTCCGGCGCCGCGCCGGCGAGCACCGTCGCCCATGCTGCCGCGGGTTCGACCGCTGCGTCGTCCGCGCAATAA
- a CDS encoding DUF4148 domain-containing protein, giving the protein MKSFIYAVVAATALSASYGALAQSNPSGQLTRAQVRAELVQLEQAGYKPEVSDQYYPRALQTAQARVTNADETGYGAQASAGVRAGRAIAVKQDGRDSVYFGQ; this is encoded by the coding sequence ATGAAGTCGTTCATCTACGCTGTCGTCGCCGCAACCGCCCTGTCCGCCTCGTACGGCGCATTGGCACAATCGAATCCGTCGGGCCAGCTGACGCGTGCCCAGGTGCGCGCGGAACTCGTCCAGCTCGAACAGGCCGGCTACAAGCCCGAAGTCTCCGATCAGTATTACCCGCGCGCGCTGCAGACCGCCCAGGCCCGCGTGACGAACGCCGATGAAACCGGCTACGGCGCGCAAGCCTCCGCTGGCGTACGCGCCGGCCGCGCGATCGCAGTCAAGCAGGATGGCCGCGACTCCGTGTATTTCGGCCAGTAA
- a CDS encoding dienelactone hydrolase family protein: MSQTSGSMITFRRPDGQELQGYLATPAKTEGAPAVVVIQEWWGLNDQIRGVADRLARCGYFALVPDLYRGKSTVEEEEAHHLMTGLDFGDAASQDIPGAVTHLKTLASRVAVTGYCMGGALTLLSLQFADADAGVTWYGLPPLDYLDPAKLKVPLMGHWGTQDAFFAIDQVDALEKKLTDAKVNVEFHRYLAHHAFANETAVGPGRIAGTQFDPVWSQMAWDRTLTFFGRTLWEKQG, from the coding sequence ATGTCTCAAACATCCGGTTCCATGATCACGTTTCGACGCCCGGACGGCCAGGAACTGCAGGGCTATCTCGCCACGCCGGCCAAGACCGAAGGCGCGCCCGCGGTCGTCGTCATCCAGGAATGGTGGGGGCTGAACGACCAGATCCGTGGCGTCGCGGATCGCCTCGCGCGCTGCGGCTACTTCGCGCTCGTGCCCGACCTGTATCGCGGCAAGTCGACGGTCGAGGAAGAGGAAGCGCACCACCTGATGACCGGGCTCGATTTCGGCGACGCGGCTTCGCAGGACATTCCGGGCGCCGTGACGCATCTGAAGACGCTCGCCTCGCGTGTCGCGGTGACCGGTTACTGCATGGGCGGCGCACTCACGCTGCTGTCGCTGCAGTTCGCCGATGCGGACGCGGGCGTCACGTGGTACGGCCTCCCGCCGCTCGACTACCTCGATCCGGCGAAGCTCAAGGTGCCGCTGATGGGCCACTGGGGCACGCAGGATGCGTTCTTTGCGATCGACCAGGTCGATGCACTCGAGAAGAAGCTGACCGATGCGAAGGTCAATGTCGAATTCCATCGCTATCTCGCGCATCACGCATTCGCGAACGAAACGGCTGTCGGCCCCGGCCGTATCGCCGGCACGCAGTTCGATCCGGTGTGGTCGCAAATGGCGTGGGATCGCACGCTGACGTTCTTCGGCCGCACGCTTTGGGAAAAACAGGGTTAA
- the parS gene encoding type II RES/Xre toxin-antitoxin system antitoxin — MSTIAFHPSGVAHPRQAEFTILEQLLAIRVRSGADLAELASARIDVSVIDRLSERGLKSDELAFIIPRRTLSHRRQAHERLSQEESDKAIRLARIVAQATATFGDQEKAMAWLRNGLQRFGGRTSLDMASTEHGARLVEEALTQIDEGYFA, encoded by the coding sequence ATGAGCACCATTGCTTTCCATCCTTCGGGCGTCGCGCATCCGCGTCAGGCCGAATTCACGATTCTCGAACAGCTGCTGGCGATCCGTGTCCGATCGGGGGCCGATCTTGCCGAGCTGGCGAGCGCCCGCATCGACGTCTCGGTGATCGACCGTCTGTCCGAGCGCGGGCTGAAATCCGACGAGCTGGCCTTCATCATTCCGCGTCGCACGCTGAGCCATCGTCGCCAGGCGCACGAACGCCTGTCGCAGGAGGAATCCGACAAGGCGATCCGTCTCGCGCGCATCGTCGCACAGGCGACCGCCACGTTCGGCGACCAGGAGAAGGCGATGGCGTGGCTGCGCAACGGGCTTCAGCGCTTCGGCGGCCGCACGTCGCTCGACATGGCGAGCACCGAGCATGGCGCGCGGCTCGTTGAGGAAGCCCTCACGCAGATCGACGAGGGGTACTTCGCTTGA
- a CDS encoding HD domain-containing protein gives MTENVAGITIPDSQLTREITELVRDTASPLLFHHSSRVFYFAALAGQRRGLKYDPELLYCGCMFHDMGLTHKHSSACERFEVDGANAARDFLKGKGISQQDIDVVWTSIALHTTPGIPQHMHPVIALVTAGVEMDVLGLTYPEYSDVEREAVVRAHPRTPHFKEDIIQAFYDGIKHKPDTTFGNVKADVLADKDPHFHAGNFCSVIRSSAWVG, from the coding sequence ATGACTGAGAACGTTGCAGGCATCACCATTCCCGATAGCCAATTGACGCGCGAGATCACCGAGCTCGTTCGCGATACCGCGTCTCCGTTGCTGTTCCATCATTCCAGCAGGGTGTTCTATTTCGCGGCGCTTGCGGGCCAGCGGCGCGGGCTGAAATACGATCCCGAGCTGCTCTACTGCGGCTGCATGTTCCACGACATGGGGCTCACGCACAAACACAGCAGCGCCTGCGAGCGTTTCGAGGTGGACGGCGCCAATGCCGCACGCGATTTCCTGAAGGGCAAGGGCATTTCGCAGCAGGATATCGACGTCGTGTGGACCTCGATCGCGTTGCATACCACGCCGGGCATCCCGCAGCACATGCATCCGGTGATCGCGCTCGTTACCGCGGGCGTCGAGATGGATGTGCTGGGCCTGACCTATCCGGAATACAGCGATGTGGAGCGCGAGGCCGTCGTTCGTGCGCATCCGCGTACGCCGCACTTCAAGGAAGACATCATTCAGGCGTTCTACGACGGGATCAAGCACAAGCCTGACACGACGTTCGGCAACGTGAAGGCCGACGTGCTCGCAGACAAGGATCCGCATTTCCACGCAGGCAATTTCTGCAGCGTGATCCGGTCGTCCGCGTGGGTTGGCTGA
- a CDS encoding LysR family transcriptional regulator gives MDQLQSIRAFVTVAREGGFRRAATRLRVSTAMASRLVDALETRLGARLLQRSTCHQSLTEIGELYLARVERILGAIDEIDGRFVAMGSKPEGALRIAAPVAFGLSQLSALLDRFVNRFPDVRPTVTLTDAHVDLTSEDIDVAFLTDGMPVTGAHALHTLAAYESVRVAAPTYVDAHGGAVASGDWPDITAVRLDLPATGDDDAAAFRPDTAPGGSLGVGHLEMARRLAVAGMGAAVLPAYLVDADLVAGTLVRVAPIRPLAPVTLKLAHARTAHLPAAARAFIEFAGAAFQPAS, from the coding sequence ATGGACCAACTTCAATCGATTCGGGCATTCGTGACGGTGGCAAGGGAAGGCGGCTTTCGCCGGGCGGCGACCCGGCTGCGCGTGTCGACGGCGATGGCGAGCCGGCTGGTCGATGCGCTCGAGACGCGCCTTGGCGCACGCCTGCTTCAACGCAGCACCTGCCACCAGTCGCTGACGGAAATCGGCGAGCTGTACCTCGCGCGCGTCGAGCGGATTCTCGGTGCGATCGACGAGATCGACGGTCGTTTCGTCGCGATGGGCAGCAAGCCGGAAGGCGCGTTGCGCATTGCCGCGCCGGTCGCGTTCGGGCTCAGCCAGTTGAGCGCATTGCTCGATCGTTTCGTCAACCGGTTTCCGGACGTGCGGCCGACCGTCACGCTGACCGATGCCCATGTCGACCTGACATCCGAAGACATCGATGTCGCGTTTCTGACCGACGGCATGCCGGTGACAGGTGCGCATGCGCTGCACACGCTGGCCGCCTACGAATCCGTGCGCGTCGCGGCGCCGACTTATGTCGACGCGCATGGCGGCGCGGTTGCGTCGGGCGACTGGCCGGACATCACGGCCGTGCGGCTCGATCTGCCGGCGACCGGCGATGACGATGCGGCCGCGTTTCGACCCGACACGGCGCCCGGCGGCAGTTTGGGTGTCGGCCATCTCGAGATGGCACGGCGACTGGCTGTGGCCGGCATGGGCGCCGCGGTGCTGCCCGCGTATCTCGTCGACGCGGATCTGGTGGCCGGCACGCTGGTGCGCGTCGCGCCGATTCGCCCGCTCGCGCCCGTCACGCTGAAGCTCGCGCATGCGCGCACCGCGCATCTGCCGGCCGCTGCACGGGCATTCATCGAATTCGCCGGCGCCGCGTTCCAGCCGGCGAGCTAG
- a CDS encoding efflux RND transporter permease subunit, translating to MAKFFIDRPIFAWVIAIVLMLAGVASIFKMPIAQYPTIAPPTIQIQANYPGASAKTVEDTVTQVIEQQMSGLDNFLYMSSTSDDSGNATITLTFSPGTNPDVAQVQVQNKLSLATPNLPQVVQQLGMQVTKSSSNWLMWFAFNSDDGSMSKEDLTNYVASHVLDPLSRVNGVGQTLLLGSQFSMRIWLDPVKLTNYSLTPTDVSAAITQQNVQIAGGQIGGTPAKPGTMLQATITESTLLRTPEQFGNILLKVNQDGSQVRLKDVGRAALGSENYTFDTKYMGQPTAGLGIQLATGANALATATALRAKVQELSKYFPHGLVVHYPYDTTPFVRLSIEEVVKTLLEGIVLVFLVMYLFLQNLRATIIPTIAVPVVLLGTFAIMGVAGFSINTLSMFGLVLAIGLLVDDAIVVVENVERVMAEEGLSPKEATRKAMGQITGALVGVALVLSAVFVPVAFSGGSVGAIYRQFSLTIVSAMVLSVLVALILTPALCATILKPIPQGHHEEKKGFFGWFNRTFDRSRDRYTSGVNHVIRRSGRWLVIYLAVFIAVGVMFVRLPKSFLPDEDQGYMFMIVQTPSGSTQETTGKTLDNINTYLTTTEKDVVDSVFTVNGFSFAGRGQNAGLVFVKLKPYEHRQRSNQKVQALIGRTFAHYAQYKDAMVIPFNPPSIPELGTAAGFDFELTDNAGLGHEALMAARGQLLGMAAKDPALALVRPNGLNDTPQYKVDIDREKANALGVTAAAIDQTFSIAWASQYVNNFLDTDGRIKKVYVQSDAPFRMTPEDMNIWYVRNSAGGMVPFSAFATGHWSYGSPKLERYNGVSSIEIQGQAAQGKSTGQAMAAMEALASKLPEGIGYSWTGLSFQEIQSGSQAPILYAISILVVFLCLAALYESWSIPFSVIMVVPLGVVGALLATMLRGLENDVFFQVGLLTTVGLSAKNAILIVEFARELQAGGNMGPVRAAIEAARLRLRPILMTSLAFMLGVLPLAISNGAGSASQHAIGTGVIGGMITATFLAIFMIPMFFVRVRAIFSGETENVDDAWRLVQGDLQRGHDDAHDSKGQ from the coding sequence ATGGCCAAGTTCTTTATCGATCGCCCGATCTTTGCGTGGGTGATCGCGATCGTGCTGATGCTGGCCGGCGTCGCATCGATCTTCAAGATGCCGATCGCGCAGTATCCGACGATCGCACCGCCGACGATCCAGATCCAGGCGAACTATCCGGGCGCTTCCGCGAAGACGGTGGAAGACACGGTGACGCAGGTGATCGAGCAGCAGATGAGCGGTCTCGACAACTTCCTGTACATGTCGTCGACGAGCGATGACTCGGGCAACGCGACGATCACGCTGACCTTCTCGCCGGGCACGAATCCGGACGTCGCGCAGGTGCAGGTGCAGAACAAGCTGTCGCTCGCGACGCCGAACCTGCCGCAGGTCGTGCAGCAGCTCGGCATGCAGGTCACGAAGTCGAGCAGCAACTGGCTGATGTGGTTCGCGTTCAACTCCGACGACGGCAGCATGTCGAAGGAGGACCTGACGAACTACGTGGCGTCGCACGTGCTCGATCCGCTCAGCCGCGTGAACGGCGTCGGCCAGACGCTGCTGCTCGGTTCGCAGTTCTCGATGCGCATCTGGCTCGACCCGGTCAAGCTGACCAACTACAGCCTCACGCCGACCGACGTGTCGGCTGCGATCACGCAGCAGAACGTGCAGATCGCGGGCGGCCAGATCGGCGGCACGCCGGCGAAGCCGGGCACGATGCTGCAGGCGACGATCACCGAATCGACGCTGCTGCGCACGCCCGAGCAGTTCGGCAACATCCTGCTGAAGGTCAACCAGGACGGTTCGCAGGTGCGCCTGAAGGACGTCGGCCGCGCGGCGCTCGGCTCCGAGAACTACACGTTCGACACGAAGTACATGGGGCAGCCGACGGCCGGCCTCGGCATCCAGCTCGCGACTGGCGCGAACGCGCTGGCGACTGCCACCGCGCTGCGGGCCAAGGTCCAGGAGCTGTCGAAGTACTTCCCGCACGGTCTCGTCGTCCACTATCCGTACGACACGACGCCGTTCGTGCGCCTGTCGATCGAGGAAGTGGTCAAGACGCTGCTCGAAGGTATCGTGCTCGTGTTCCTCGTGATGTACCTGTTCCTGCAGAACCTGCGGGCGACGATCATCCCGACGATCGCGGTGCCGGTCGTGCTGCTCGGCACGTTCGCGATCATGGGCGTCGCCGGCTTCTCGATCAACACGCTGTCGATGTTCGGCCTCGTGCTTGCGATCGGCCTGCTGGTGGACGATGCGATCGTGGTGGTCGAGAACGTCGAGCGCGTGATGGCGGAGGAGGGCTTGTCACCGAAGGAGGCGACCCGCAAGGCAATGGGCCAGATCACCGGCGCACTCGTCGGCGTGGCGCTCGTGCTGTCGGCGGTGTTCGTGCCGGTGGCATTCTCCGGCGGGTCGGTCGGCGCGATCTATCGTCAGTTCTCGCTGACGATCGTGTCGGCGATGGTGCTGTCGGTACTCGTCGCGTTGATTCTGACGCCGGCACTGTGTGCGACGATCCTCAAGCCGATCCCGCAAGGGCATCACGAAGAGAAGAAGGGCTTCTTCGGCTGGTTCAACCGGACGTTCGACCGCAGTCGCGATCGCTACACGAGCGGCGTGAACCACGTGATCCGGCGCTCGGGCCGCTGGCTCGTGATCTACCTGGCCGTGTTCATCGCGGTCGGCGTGATGTTCGTGCGCCTGCCGAAGTCGTTCCTGCCGGATGAAGACCAGGGCTACATGTTCATGATCGTGCAGACGCCGTCGGGCTCCACGCAGGAAACGACCGGCAAGACGCTCGACAACATCAACACGTACCTGACCACCACCGAGAAGGATGTGGTCGACTCGGTGTTCACGGTCAACGGCTTCAGCTTTGCAGGCCGCGGCCAGAACGCCGGTCTCGTGTTCGTGAAGCTGAAACCGTACGAGCATCGCCAGCGTTCGAACCAGAAGGTGCAGGCGCTGATCGGCCGGACGTTCGCGCACTACGCGCAGTACAAGGACGCGATGGTGATCCCGTTCAACCCGCCGTCGATTCCCGAGCTCGGCACCGCTGCCGGCTTCGACTTCGAGCTGACGGACAACGCCGGTCTCGGCCACGAAGCGCTGATGGCCGCGCGCGGGCAGTTGCTCGGGATGGCCGCGAAGGATCCTGCGCTGGCACTCGTGCGCCCGAACGGCCTGAACGATACGCCGCAGTACAAGGTCGACATCGACCGCGAGAAGGCGAATGCGCTCGGCGTGACGGCTGCCGCGATCGACCAGACGTTCTCGATCGCGTGGGCGTCGCAGTACGTGAACAACTTCCTGGATACGGATGGCCGGATCAAGAAGGTGTACGTGCAGTCGGACGCGCCGTTCCGGATGACGCCGGAAGACATGAACATCTGGTACGTGCGCAACAGCGCGGGCGGCATGGTGCCGTTCAGCGCGTTCGCGACCGGCCACTGGAGCTACGGTTCGCCGAAGCTCGAACGCTACAACGGCGTGTCGTCGATCGAGATCCAGGGGCAGGCCGCGCAAGGCAAGTCGACCGGGCAGGCGATGGCGGCGATGGAAGCGCTCGCGAGCAAGCTGCCGGAAGGTATCGGCTACTCCTGGACGGGCCTGTCGTTCCAGGAAATCCAGTCCGGTTCGCAGGCGCCGATCCTGTACGCGATCTCGATCCTCGTCGTGTTCCTGTGTCTCGCGGCGCTGTATGAAAGCTGGTCGATTCCGTTCTCGGTGATCATGGTGGTGCCGCTCGGCGTGGTCGGCGCGCTGCTCGCGACGATGCTGCGCGGTCTCGAGAACGACGTGTTCTTCCAGGTCGGCCTGCTGACGACCGTGGGCCTGTCCGCGAAGAACGCGATCCTGATCGTCGAGTTCGCGCGCGAGTTGCAGGCCGGCGGAAACATGGGGCCGGTGCGCGCGGCGATCGAGGCGGCGCGCCTGCGGCTGCGTCCGATCCTGATGACGTCGCTCGCGTTCATGCTCGGCGTGCTGCCGCTTGCGATCAGCAACGGCGCGGGCTCGGCGAGCCAGCACGCAATCGGTACGGGCGTGATCGGAGGGATGATCACGGCGACGTTCCTCGCGATCTTCATGATCCCGATGTTCTTCGTGCGGGTTCGCGCGATCTTCAGCGGCGAGACGGAAAACGTCGACGACGCATGGCGTCTCGTGCAGGGCGACCTGCAGCGCGGTCACGACGACGCACACGATTCGAAGGGGCAGTAA